In one Flammeovirga yaeyamensis genomic region, the following are encoded:
- a CDS encoding caspase family protein, which yields MRLIILLSLFSSLLFAQEINYPKIDPHQKVVLFEDHFDQNNFNWDEHEYLQYDATEQKIANNQYRLTSYDKTTETYAILRNFDFPKYDNFEIITSMKYEGLNDKGGNMFVWGYNYKKGSEYSFGFNGRGEMCVRYTDKRKKEQFLMPWTFTDKVKQDDFNELKVLKMENWYYLFINGFCFFKFPYKELLPYEDAIGWEGKGTDMSIDYFIVTGINSSIDEYTESLIHSTSAFDTPNNEVVVTNKSAGILKLKIDSVENELIKGEYYALLIANEKYEDKDWANLKHPINDTKKLKSILTKKYQFKEENIVYVENGTRTDILKGFNEIIKRTHEDDKVLIYYSGHGIYDYRAEEGFWIPSNGGSVDDTEWIANSSLTRKIKSISANHVFLISDSCFGGSIFKLSRGKLTSIEKSVKKYIEKKSRKGMTSGALDTVPDKSVFANYLYEYLKNNTKKYLTTTSLFNGISEIVALNSENIPQYSVLQNTGDEGGQFVFYNAGGLD from the coding sequence ATGAGATTAATTATCCTACTATCTCTATTTTCTTCCTTACTTTTTGCCCAGGAAATAAATTATCCTAAAATAGATCCTCACCAAAAGGTGGTTCTTTTTGAAGATCACTTTGACCAAAATAACTTTAATTGGGATGAACACGAATATTTACAATATGACGCTACTGAACAAAAGATTGCCAATAATCAATACCGTTTGACGTCGTATGACAAGACTACGGAAACCTATGCTATTCTTAGAAATTTTGATTTTCCAAAATATGACAATTTTGAGATTATCACTTCTATGAAATATGAGGGCCTTAATGATAAAGGAGGAAACATGTTTGTCTGGGGGTATAATTATAAAAAAGGATCTGAATATTCCTTCGGTTTTAACGGTAGAGGAGAGATGTGTGTAAGGTATACTGATAAACGAAAAAAGGAACAATTCCTTATGCCTTGGACTTTTACGGATAAAGTTAAGCAAGATGATTTCAATGAACTGAAGGTATTGAAAATGGAAAATTGGTATTACTTATTTATCAATGGCTTCTGTTTTTTTAAATTTCCATACAAAGAGTTACTCCCTTATGAAGACGCTATAGGTTGGGAAGGAAAGGGTACAGATATGTCAATAGACTATTTTATCGTAACAGGTATCAATTCATCTATTGATGAATACACCGAAAGCCTCATACATTCTACCTCTGCTTTTGATACTCCTAATAATGAAGTAGTAGTCACGAATAAATCAGCTGGTATTCTAAAATTAAAGATTGATTCTGTAGAAAATGAGTTAATCAAAGGAGAGTACTATGCACTCCTTATCGCCAATGAAAAATATGAAGATAAAGACTGGGCGAACTTAAAACACCCTATTAACGATACGAAAAAGTTAAAATCTATTCTCACCAAAAAATATCAATTCAAAGAGGAGAATATTGTATATGTAGAAAATGGGACCCGTACAGATATTCTAAAGGGCTTTAATGAAATCATTAAAAGAACGCATGAAGACGATAAGGTTTTGATTTACTATTCAGGTCATGGAATTTATGATTATAGGGCTGAAGAAGGCTTTTGGATACCATCAAATGGAGGTAGCGTTGATGATACCGAATGGATTGCCAATTCTTCATTAACCAGGAAAATAAAGTCTATATCTGCAAATCATGTTTTCTTAATATCAGATTCTTGTTTTGGTGGAAGTATATTTAAACTGAGTAGAGGAAAACTGACATCAATAGAAAAATCGGTAAAAAAATACATAGAGAAAAAAAGTAGAAAAGGCATGACAAGCGGAGCACTTGATACTGTGCCCGATAAAAGTGTCTTTGCCAATTACCTTTACGAATACTTAAAAAATAACACTAAGAAATACCTTACCACTACTTCTTTATTTAATGGGATCAGCGAAATTGTTGCTTTGAATAGTGAAAATATCCCTCAGTATTCCGTCTTACAAAATACAGGTGATGAAGGAGGTCAATTTGTATTTTATAATGCAGGAGGTTTAGATTAA